Within Rhododendron vialii isolate Sample 1 chromosome 12a, ASM3025357v1, the genomic segment TCATTCTAATTGGAATTTACCACGAGggcttgaaaattgaaaaagtccAAAAGCCCTCCAACACTAACTGTATTtactaaaaaatattaaattcaCAAACTCAATCTTAAGGGCAGAAAAGGAATTCAACACTTGGAAGTCATAACTCTCACATTCCAACTTCTCTCTTTCAGTTCGCAATattttccccttttcattttgATGCAATTGAATCGTTCAAAAGAAAAggtggatgatgctatggtatCTCCCCTGTTGTTGGGGGGACACGATATCTCCTCATAACATAATTACTCGAAGGCAtaacactttttaaaatagtattcattttctattattattattttttctcagcaaaagaaatttattaatctcagaaaagatacaaagattaaaaggacaagggcatctgaaggaaaaattattaaccTAAGGCTACTCGAGACCCAAAACGTTGGCAAGAGACTAACAAAAAAGGCCAAGCCCAAACTCTAAAAAACACCCTAATCTACCATCTAAACCTAAAAATAGCTACCAAGCAAAGGGGACGCTAACAGCCACCACACACAGAAGAAACCGAAAAAAGACTACTTGAAAATAGCCACCCAGCCTCTAAAGCAAAAAGGATGACGGAGCACcagaaaaacaacaacaaaacaactTCAGCAAAACAAGCGAAGAAGCAACCGAAAACAAAACCCCAGCAACCGCAACAGAACACAACCAACAAGCTAATAACAAAAAGCAGCAAAGACAACAGATGAATACCCAAAAAGgattgaagaacaaaatcaaaactccACTGGGACATAGGCACCTTCCTCTAAATCATCAAAGGCGCCATCAACAATGCCATCAAGCTCCTTATCCGACATTTCACCTTCCTCCAActcaatatatattttaatgttctttCTCTCCCCGCCATAATACTTAACGCCAAGAATAGCGCCTAAATCCATACACTTACGAGCTTGCTTAATTAAGAGGGAGTTTCTATTGCGAATGTCATGAGAAGAAATAGAATAAGCGGGAACCTTCTTATATTTCTTTAACATCTTAGCCTCCTTAAACCCAAATTCGGAAAGAGATTTCTTCTTTCTAACCTTTCTTCTCGATATATTCAACCTCCTCTCCAATTTTTCAATAGCTTTGTGAATGGATCTCTCTCCTGGGATACTAAGCTCATTGCTCCTATCCTTCACGTTGCTCATCTCCTTCATAATGGGCCTCAAAAGAGGAGTAGGACTGGTAATAGATTGGCACTCTAAGAGGGAAGAGTTTCTCAAAGAGACTAATCCATCCCTCTATGAACATCACGGTTCTCAACAGCATTATCTTTCTCAATCGCCAAAACATTATCTCCAGAATAAAAATTATTAGAGCAGTTGATCTCCTTATTTTCACCATTCACATCCTCAGCCCCACTATCAGATGAATTCTCCACCGTATCTTCCACGTTGACCCCCATCTCTCCTTCGGACATCTCCTTAGACTTCGAAGGTCACACAGTTTTAGCATCACAACCATTATTACATCTGCAGCTCGCATTGATGAAATCAGTAACACCCACATGTTCTTCAACAACTCTAACAGGAAAAAATTTACCATTGAAATCCAAATCTACAGTTTCATTGATAGCCTCAAAAACGTTTGTAGAAATCTTCACCTTAGCCACATCAAAAGAAGAGCAATTTGACCTGGCTCCATCCAAAGTAATAACCTCGCCCTAAATAATTCTTCTAATACTATGAAAGGTTTCAGCATTCCAAACATTTAACGGTACCCCGTAGCAATTAAGCCAAACAACACGAGAAATTTCCTTTAATGGTTCAGGTTTCCATCGGTTAACTTCATCAAACCAGTTCTCAAGCCAGCAcaaaccactttttttttttcttcaagcaTAGCATTCATATCTTCAATGGAAGGAAAActaagcaaaacaaaattaccTCTCATTGAACGAATCTGAATATCCCAAACCCTATCAGCTATAATTATTATAATATTAAGCCAtaatactttttgaaaatgtcatAACATAACCACTCGAAGGCATCACTTATCAAAAAtggaataatatttttattattatatccCCTAAAATGACGTAACATAATAATCACTCAAAGGCATAACTCTAATCATTTGAAGGTATAACTGAAGGACACCTTAAATAAAGGGGGGACACCATAATTTTTCCGGAGTTAACCGCAAAATTCTCTCCACTcaatgaaaaaagtaaaaaaaatattgagagaGCTTCAAGGGGTAATTAAACATAGACGACTCCTTTAATTAATGCTGCTAGCTACTCACAAAATCTTGACTTATTATATTACAGTATATATCCCTCGTCTCTCGATTTCTACGTTCTCCAAACAGCGAAAAAGAAAACTacgtaaaagaaaagaatactACTCCCCAAAATAGTTGAAGCCCCAAGTAATCACCCACATGCTCTCAATCATAAATGACCCACACAACTTCAGCATCACAACCAAGAAGGAAGAAATCATCCTCTCGTTTGGCCCTAGACAAAGTCAAGTACTGGAAATGCCAACAAACTGCCATGCCCTTCCCCATGCATATATGGTTATGTTCCCCATGCCAGAAGTACCCAAAAGTGTTCCCACGCCTACATCACCACCACTATAACTATTTGTCACCGTTCCTCCAAACGCAGTGCCGCCGTTAAACCCTTGTAACTCTGTCTGTACATCACCCTTCTTTCTAAATAAAGGCCACCGCAAGCTGGCACCAATGCCGCAGACGAGCCACCGTCAAAGCCGTCGACGTTGACGTCACAATCCTGGCCACCACCACAAACGGCCccccaaccaaaccaagccGTAACAAAGCCACCAGCGTGGAGCAACCCCAATTTGCGAACCCCCCAACGCTAGCAACCCAAATGAAACCCAAACAAGTGTAATGTAATGGGACATCGATCTTTGACTTGCCATGATTATGCCATATGTTTTGGTgagaattttaaaaacaaattaaatggtTTAATTTATTTCATATGATGCTGTCAAAgctctcataaaaaaattaaaaataaactcaCGTTGCAAAATTATGACCTCGTTAATTTGCTTGTACTTAAAATGTTAATTATTTAGCTTATTTGtttacaaaattaatgaatAGTGTTTAGAATCAATTATGAATAAgcttatttgattaaaaaaaaaggtgagatTATTTTAAACtccaatatgtttttttttttttgttgcttttttgcAATTGTAAAATTACAGTTTTACAAAAAGTCATTTCCATAACTTATTAACAAATAGTCTGAATTTTATGTTACCTTATAAAAATTTGCACTAAACACATGCATCTTCAActtatttcaaaatattttaagtacataatcaaaataatcaaaaactatTAATTTAACATATAAGAgaatccacaatgtaataatcaaaactaaaaggttactaaaattagcaatgtttactaaaaaaagtgctcacattgtaataaccaaacttagcaacctcttagcaactcatcaaattttgacctttgaataaccaaacttaacaacttttaccaataaccaaaactcaataaccaaacccaataaccaaattcaaaactaaaaaattaaaaaacaccttacattagaatcgtcttatcgagacgaataatttggtgtggtcgggtgcgcgattggaactcgtttgcaattggacatagatgcattgcgtattgggggggggggggggtttatagggatacaaaaataatcaatgtggagatcaagtttgttaggtttaattatgaactaaatggataatcaaatgctgacgtggcacattttggttattgattttgattattctcattgcggatgctctaagtaatAGATAGCAAATGGGGAACCTCCACCCATCATTGAAATCTTCAAAACCATTTGTGAAATCTTAAAAATGATAGAAGAATGGAACCTTTCCAATCCTACTTATTTTGACTATTGCAAAttaagatttctttttctttttatttttcatacatGAAgaccccttaaaaaataaagataatgaTTATACGTTTTTGGACAACACATTCCTATATATTTAAGTACTCACAAAGCCCCCTTCAAAATGATAGACCACTTCAGTGGAATGGAGTGGACACATGAATAAGATTGAGGCTGGAAATAGAATTAGAACGAAATGAAATTGGAATAATTAGGAACAGACATTCTCAATcgttttcacattttttttttaattatagaaTATGATGGTAGATTTTCATGTGCCAATACtgaattttgatttggaagtAGTAATACTGATGCGATAGTTAGAAAGGAATATAGTGATAATGGGGCCGGTTTTCCTcacacaaattttgacattacACTAATCGAAGTTTAATGAAAttgatctgaaccattcaatttgtttaaaataagtTTCTTAGAGTttccataaaaaatcaactcattccgatatcggtaagggcttgatcagtTCATTCAATCTTATCATGTAAAATTTGACATGAACCAACTAAATGAACCGATTAAGCACTTACTGATAtctgaatgagttgattttttaaggGAATCCTCAAACAtacattttaaacaaatttaacgGCTCCAATGCTTGGGACTCCAAAATTGGTTCCACAAAAAAAGTTGTCTCAAAATTTGTGTGGGGGAACTAGCCCCAATGATAATTCATTAGTTTTTCTATTGGAATAACCATCCTCCATTTAGGTAAATAGTGATTTCATTTAAAAATTCTTGTTGTATTCATGAACCAACTTAGGATCAAATATTCCATTGAGATGATCATTTCATTCCAAAGTTAGGGctcattcggctaaataagtcaaatggcttattttttttgttcttattcaatttttttttttgtatttgttagtttttcgttgattttttgaggattattgatttatcatgatgagaggaatttaaaaagtaaaaaattagatcgaaatctaatttttttgaatttaaaaatgctaaattacttatttagccgaatgagGCCTTAATATCATCAATCCAAACATCCTCGAATTAATTCCTAAGTTTTTTCCCGTTCACAATTTTATTCATACTTTTAATCTTACCATTTAATTCATATGACATTTGGAGTTTTAGATATTGGCCCAGTCAAAGTTAACAGATTACGGAGATTACGGCGCTAGACGACAACGTAGATTCTTTCGACAGTCCCTCATGAAAAAGCttcaaaaaattcactaaaataccaaaatagtaGTTCAAAAAAGATTGTTCCACAATCTTATTGGTTTTTTAATAACTTAGTAtatatcatcaattttttttcttattcatctCGTTAAGTAttattagtttaaaaaattttgaacaaaaaaactgAGAAAATCTTAATTAGTTGATTAAGATTATAATCGTTGTAAACTTCTAATTTTATCTAATTAGATAGGAAACTTTCTATACTTTCAATTCAatatattgcaaaaaaatatactttctAAGGCAAAGAGAGTTTGAGATTTTTAAATGGGTATTAGTTACAAAATGATTAGTTGACTTGCTTGATGTGATTTCAGATATGGATTGCATGCACGTATCTGCACACGGTTGTCCTTACATGTTTGTATACGTTTGATGTTGAAAAGAATTTTATGCTATTTGAGAGCACGAATGCTAAAGAGGAGTCAAGATATGGATTTCGACCGATTCAAAAGAGATAAGAACCATCTTAGACGCATCACACGTATTACAGAAAGTTCTCATTCAACTAATCGGTCGATTCTTATCATTTGATACTCTTAGAATTATTCGTACGCAATATTTATTCAATAATTAGTAAGAATGGTAAGACTAGCTAGGTCCAACCATCCTTCAAATCTTCTAAATGAAGAATGAAATTACCAATCCCACCATACTTCATACATTGAAATTATGGAACAATTGataactttttagattcaatattcaaaaaacataaattggagatatttcataaatattaaaaaagtgATTTGAATTTAAGTAAGGACCCGGCTTCTCTGCAGTCCAACTGCAGGGACTGCAAAGAGCCCATGCAGTTGTATCACAGCCGTTCATCTTTGCATTCAACAATCCAAATTTTAAAGAACTTTTCTGgtgaaaagtttaacttttcctcagaaaagttttttttaatcttgaccGTTAAAAACACCATCCGACAGTTGCGAACACTCCAACCGCACCTCTGCACTACAGACAAGCCTTGAGCTTTAAGTAAAAGAGAGAGGTGCATGCATGGTCTCTGGCTaaggttcattttttttggatacttattatttttttcgttttacaagAAATGTCAGTCTCTCACGagtcacaatacatcacctttaaataaaaaataataagtattattttagttagtgaaacatACTCTGAGTAAACACATTGATATGTTTTgatcgtttaaaaaaaatgaagactaGAATTGCAGACGCTCTAAAGAGGAcctagctttttttttttttttttttgttatccaatTTGGAAGAGCTCGATCTCTAGAACATTTTTGATGTAACATAAGCACGTCATATATTTTATTCGAACTTTCTAACAACAATTCAACTAGCACATGCCATTTGTCACCctctctattctttttttttttttgtcacagcgatatacatcagtgggggttagtgggggtgttagagttaacacggggagaccagaagctatccatagccctggtccCCTAAAGGGCCTGCCCTCTCTAGAACATTTTTGATGTAACATAAGCACGTCATATATTTTATTCGAACTTTCTAACAACAATTCAACTAGCACATGCCATTTGTCACCCTGTCTTTTCTCTACCTAAAAAATCACTCACAAATACTATATTCTTTCtctgtccattttttttttgtcttgtcaGAATTTCGATATTTTAATGAGACATCATTACTCATGGAAATTACGCTCATTTTttaaatgcatatatatatatttttttgtcaatcgatagaaaaaatcatttacatatgaaatatcaaaatacaaaCTCGGAATACTAcatcaattatgagagttcACGAAACAACTAATTAAATCTAACAACTCAATCaatgtaaaaaataagttcattataaggtaaaaacaaagaaagaaagaaaaaccctTTTAAAAGAAGAACACCTATACGCAAACGGTAAGATTTGAACTTCTGGGCTCCGAATTGATTTTTAAATGCATGATTACTTTGGACTCTTGTGCGTTTTCTTCCTTGATTTTTGCGACTGAAATTTGCATACATGTGATATGAAAGGACAAAATAGAAAGGTGgttgaaatttttattcttgATTAGTTAAATGAGCAAGAGTCAttaattaaacacctaaaacaCAAAGATTAATCATGCATTAAAATTCTGGGACGGCGGGACTagattatttaattattttcaaatttggaCTAGATTAAAATAGCCCAATTCTATAACGCCACTGATCAGCACTACTCCGCACGTCTTCTCGTCAAACTGGTTTCCGTAATCCGCTGTCGGCAAAAGCCTCCGCGACAGTACAATAATTGGATGCCAACTCAGCTCACCGTGGACACGTGTCTCTTTGTGATACGGTTAAGTGTTGCTTGTCGTTTACGCAGCCAGTGTCTCTAACACCGCCCCTTGCACGAGCGTGTACGTTAGCATAAAGAGACACGTCGTAGCTACCTTGCGCGCCCTCGTGGCAAAGTTTACAATGCCGCCGGCCGACACGCCGCGATGTGGCCCGACCTCGATGGATGCTTTCATGTGACTACTTGCTAGGTGCTCGTGGGTACGCCACGTGTGTCCCAAAATGTGTGTGAAACGGGATTGGGCGTGTGGGCGGGTTTTGTCTTACCCCGCCCCAACCCCACCTCGAGCTCCAACTGAGTAATTTATGGTGCTCCCCGAGCGCAGACCGGGTAATTCATGGGTGCCCCATACCCGCCCATCCTATACGATGGTAATAGAGTAAGTGTTTACCTATAATGATAATACGCAAAGACAATTTAGAGTGGGTAACGGGGGCGGGCTAATACAAAATCGAACCCTATCCTACCCTATCCGACTCCGAtcagtttagttttttttcataACCCACCCCGatacttgaaaatttgataGAAATCCGCACAATTGAGATAGGTTGTGGCCAATTATCATCATGTAGACTCATACAAATACTATGGTCTTTAAAAGATGTTGAGACACCGTCACATAGTACTTCAACACCACACATTTCTGTGAAGTCTATATATACATGTGACTTTTTAGGGTTGTTGGGGCACCAAGATGGGAGACTGCCTCGAGAGCACTTAATAATTACTCGTGCTGCGGGAGGATCCTGGAAACCACCGCGCTGACCCTGATATAACCCCACATCCAATACATACCCAATcaactattcaataaaaacaaaaacaaacaaaaaaatatacccGTCATtgcacacatacatacatgtgTGATTGTATATATACACCACTCCCGCCCCCGCCAGCTAATAGATAACAAAGAGGgctcttagagagagaaagtgaagtgttctcagagagagagagatagagagagagaaggagagagaaaaaatgggAGTTGATTACTACAACATCCTGAGGGTGACTCGAAACACGACAGACGACGACCTGAGGAAAGCCTACAAGAAGCTCGCAATGAAGTGGCACCCAGACAAGAACTCGGACTCGGAAGCCGAGTCCAAGTTCAAGCAGATCTCCCTGGCCTACGACGTGCTCAGCGACCCCATCAAGCGCCAGGTCTACGACCTCTACGGCGAAGAAGCCCTCAGCACCGGCCAGTTCCCTCCCGCCACGCCGCGGCCGGCTAAGGGCTTCAGCGCCAAAGGGTCGTTCAACGCCAAGGGGTCGTTCAAGTTCAGCAGAAGGGTTGAGGAGGACAGTATATTTGATGACTTGTTTGGTGGGTCTGGGTTCGAGGGTAAGACTCGGGGTTTTGGTGGCGGTTACGTTGAGAAACTGGCCAAACCAACAAACGTACAATCGCCCAAACCAACTAACCCTTACGTTGAGAAACTGGTCAAACCAACAAACGTACAGTCACCCAAACCAACTAACCCTTACGTTGAGAAACTGGCCAAACCAACAAATGTACAGTCGCCAAGAGCGACGAACACACAGTCGCccaaaccaacaaacacacCGCGGAAAAGCCCGAACGGGTACGGGGATAGTGGTGGTGGGAAGGCGGCTGCTGTGGAGAATCAGTTGGGGTGTAGTTTGGAGGAGCTTTATAAGGGGTCGAAGAGGACAATGGTGATTTCAAGGATTGTTCCTGATGATTCTGGGTATGCAATTTTATTACTATCTTtttacgtgtttttttttttgaagacctATTATGTATCTCTCTGTGTATATGCATGTTTACGATTTCATGTTTAATGTTCCTTTGTGAAACCAGCTCCTTTGGATTATGAGAAATGATgcgataagaaaagaaaagttatttctCACAAAATTTCACCGTTTCGATGAGTTCTGGTGAGAAAGGGGAAGgagtgaataaaaaaaattgtgctttTCTTTCCGTTTGTCACCAAATTACTCAATCCAAGCGAACTATTTGACAAGAAATCCTAATCCTTTATGTTCTTTTCCAAATCCCTCAATCCCCTGTTCTTCTCTTATCAAATCCCTCAATTCAAAGAAGTCTGCTAGTTGTTCTTGATTGGTTAATTTCTTTAACTAAAAAATCCTAATCAATTTGAAATAcgtacattttcaaaattggaGGGAGCTTCCGTTTTGCCCATTTTTGGCCTTTCCTTGGTCCATTTTTATGATTGAAACGGTTCATTTGTTAGAGCTCATCGAGACCATCGAACATGCTTAATCGGACATCGATCAACAGTATGTTTGGTATGTGGTATGGTTGATGGTCACAACGAGTAAAATACATGAATGGTTCGGGGCAGGGCCCAAAATGATCAGCAAACTGGATGATCTAGTCCCCAACTAGCTAGAGCCTAGAGGTCATCTGTCTCTTTCGAAATTTAACGAAAGGGATAGatatttcaatctaaaatttGATTGTCTTGTGGAGCTCGATTGCTTTTGAGATTAAATTTGGAGCATGCTACTATCGATTCGGTTTTCAACTCTGTTAATGAAGATTTTGAGTCTGCCCCGGTCTTTACAATTAAGCTGACCAATGAGTAATTCTTGCAGGAGACCTAGGCAAATCGAGGAGATCTTGAAAATAGATATCAAACCTGGCTGGAAAAATGGCACAAAAATCACTTTCCCTGAGAAAGGCAACCAGGAGCCCGGGATGACCCCTGGAGATCTCATTTTCGTAGTGGACGAGAAACCGCATGCTCTGTTCAAGAGGGACGGAAACGATCTGATTGTTCATCAGAAAATATCGCTGCTCGAAGCTCTTACGGGGAAGACTCTTGACCTGATTGCACTGGACGGTAGGAACATAACTATCCCGTTGAAAGGTATTACCAGGCCGAGCCATGAAGTGGTGATCCCGAACGAAGGAATGCCCGTCTCGAAAGAACCTGGGAGGAAAGGAAACTTGAGGATCAAGTTCGATGTCAAGTTCCCCTCAAGCTTGACCAAAGAACAGAAATTCGATCTGAAGAGGGTGCTCGGAAGAATCTGCTAAGTAGTCCAGTTTTCGAACTGAGGGTCGGAACATCATCATGAAATCGATAATTTAAGAGGAAGTGGCATGGATCATGTGTATAGAGTAACATACTCTTCGATTTAGGTGGAAGATATGTTCGTAGTAGGAAGGATAGTTTGAAGGGTTCCGGCAGCAAGTGTGATCAGATTTAGCTGCCAGGGAGTAACAGACCTTCGCGTAAAATGTATACGTAATGTACTGGTGTTTTTCGGATTTTGAAGATGAGGGTTGATCTTGTCTTTTTCGCCGTGGAAATGGCGTAATGTTGTGCTGCTTTTGTTTGGTGATGTTCCTCTTTTACTGGGCAATATTGTGTAGGCAATGTCAGTAGTTTTCGAATTTTTGGTAACAATACGGCTGGAAGCATTACCTTATTCTTTCTATTTTAGACCTATTGAGTCGAAGAGTTGGCTCAGGTTCGTATcagtttttgagagagagagagagagagagagagagagagagagagagagagagccatatGAAACAGGTAACTGTATCAAAGCAGATA encodes:
- the LOC131310395 gene encoding uncharacterized protein LOC131310395, whose product is MGVDYYNILRVTRNTTDDDLRKAYKKLAMKWHPDKNSDSEAESKFKQISLAYDVLSDPIKRQVYDLYGEEALSTGQFPPATPRPAKGFSAKGSFNAKGSFKFSRRVEEDSIFDDLFGGSGFEGKTRGFGGGYVEKLAKPTNVQSPKPTNPYVEKLVKPTNVQSPKPTNPYVEKLAKPTNVQSPRATNTQSPKPTNTPRKSPNGYGDSGGGKAAAVENQLGCSLEELYKGSKRTMVISRIVPDDSGRPRQIEEILKIDIKPGWKNGTKITFPEKGNQEPGMTPGDLIFVVDEKPHALFKRDGNDLIVHQKISLLEALTGKTLDLIALDGRNITIPLKGITRPSHEVVIPNEGMPVSKEPGRKGNLRIKFDVKFPSSLTKEQKFDLKRVLGRIC